The genomic stretch ACCAATCGCCACCGCAATGGACTCGTCTCCGACTCCTCACTCTCTCCTAGCTTCTCACGTCTTCCTCTCCTTTCTCCTCTCCCCAAACGCTCCCGTTTTCACTCTCTTCACTCCTCTTTCATTTCTCTCCTTCCTCCGTTCAATTCGCCGCTCTTTCAAAAACAGCAACGCTTCCAACAACTCTCAGCCGCGTCCCAAGCGGAAACGCAgttccaaaaacaaaaaaactccAGAAAATGATGAAGATGgacctaattcctcaaactctcAACATAATCTCGATGTTAGGGTTTTGCTTTCTCTTTTTGAGAAGCTCGTTAGCGTTATGTCGTTGATTCACCTCGATCGTTTCCCTGAAAGTCTCAAATCGTTGATTCAGACCATTTCTGAGGTTCCTTTGACAGCTATTGAGTCATGTAGAGATGAGTTTCAATACAGTAAGTTGGTTACTCTATGCTCGAGGATTCTGAAAGAGGTTTTGAAGCCGGAGCATGGTGAGCCTTCGGAGACTGCTGCCGAGGTTTTGAAGTCACTGTCTCCGCTTGCTATTATGCCGAAATCTACAGTGAGGAGTTTTGCTGTTGGTTTTGTGACGAGTCTTGCTAGGGATTCTGTTGGTGTGAGGAAAGCTTTGGTTAATTTTCCGAGGTATTTGGCGATTAAGGCGCCGGATAAAGCTGAACCTAGAGGGTTGTCTGTGGAGTTTATCATGGAGGTTGTTAGGGTTATGGAGTTGGAGGATCAAATTGGGTTTGTGAGGTATGTTGTGAAGATGACTCAAGGAAAAGGCAATTTAAGGCTTTTAGGGGTTGATCTTATTTTGATTTTGGTAACTACGTTGAAGGATCCTTTAGGGGTGAATTCCAcgggggaagaagaagaagagaaagaggcgtGGGGAATGTGGTGTTTGGAGGCGTTGGTAAAGCGTTGTTCGGATGTTAGTGCTACAACTCGAGCTCGGGCATTGTCGAATTTAGCGCAGGTTGTTAAGCTTCTATCAGGTAGTGATAGGACTAGTgtggttttgaaaaaaattatgggTTTCGGCAATGGGAATGTTGTCGGTGTGGGAGGAAAGGGAATCAATGAGATGCTGAGGAGAAGGTGTGTGGATGAGAAGGCGGTTGTAAGAAAAGCTGCTCTTTCGCTTGTTACTAAATTGACTGTTCTGCTTGGAGGTGCTATTGATGAAGTGGTACTTAAGACAATGGGAATGGCTTGTTCCGATTCACTCCTTAGCATCCGGAAAGCGGCTGTTGAAGCTCTTTCTGAGGTATTCTTTTTACCCTTTTTTCATCAGGGTTTTGTTGTGCCATGCTCTCGGAAGAGGCAGAATTGTAAACTGATGCAATATGCAAAATTTTGTTTATTTGGATTgagaaaacacatattttttcttcttctctcattaTTAGAACTATTTGAATTTTTACTGAAGATAGCAAAAATACtgtgttcttttttattttttcattgtttttaatttaaattttagtgtttgtaaaattaatataaataattctaTTAGGCATTCttttaggcattctttgattagGAGGGATAAGTGAGAGGAGGAGAAATGAAACAATCCCTTCGATATTTGGATTTTGGTTTACTAGTTTAATTGagaaattttaaaactaattttcttTCTGTTAGGCATCTCTCACTAGTCCCCTAAAAGTTCTGTCTTTTTCTTGGTACCTTTTTACTAATAACAGTatctaatttatggaatttactTTAACGTTATGTAGGTTTTCAGAACATTCTCAGCTGAAACGGTAATAACTGAGTGGCTACACTCAGTCCCTCGTCAAATAGCTGATAACGAAACTAGCATCCAAGAAGAATGCGAGAATGTGTTTGAAGAACTTGTTCTGGACCGAATATCTAGAGGCGCAGCTTCTTCCTCTTCATATACTGGATCTACGTCTGGTagcaaagagaaagaaaaaggcgTAGACGAAGAGATGGAGATGTCTTTCCCTCCAGGAATTCTATTTCTCCTGAGAGAGATTTGCCATGGAGAGGTGAGTCCCTGGGTTAAAAAAATTTGCACAAACCTGGGCAAAAAGAAACGCTTGAAACACAAAATTGTTACTGCGCTTCAGAATATAATCAAGGTGTCTGAGTCTATCTGGCTGAACCATAGCAAGCCGATAGAAAAGTGGACTGCCCCACCAGGTGCTTGGTTTCTCTTATCAGAGGTGTCAGTATTCCTTCCAAAAGCAGTGGACTGGGATTTTCTTCATCATCATTGGCAGCTTCTTGACAAACATAAAGTGAAAGGTGACTTACAAAGTCCTTTTGTACAGAAAAATGTAAATGGAGAGGAAGAAAGCATAGAATGCAACAATGTTGCCTGGGCTAGTGACCGAGTTTTCCTATTGCAAACAATCTCTAATGTTTCTATCGAGCTGCCACCTGAACCTGCTGCTGATTTGGCTCACAACTTACTCAAACGGGTTGAAAAATTCAACATGCATTCAACTGAGGTAATTATTACATAGTATTATTGATTAAGTTCCTAACTAAATCCTAACGCTAGTGCTTCTTAATCTTGCCTCATTCTTGAATGGTTCCATTGATGGCGTTCTGTCGTACATTGTTAAGGATATGATTTTACTTGTTCTGCATGACTAAAAAGTTCATAAACTACTTTCTCCCGATGCTTCTCTGTCTCTCAATTACCATCTTTCGCGCCATCTTTCTTAATTTCTTAGCACATCAAATATTTTAGTATTGAAATCTCTCTATGATCACAGTTTCTCATGGACTGGGCTGAAGGTCCTCTTGAAATTATCAGTTCTCTCCTTTTGTAGGTTCTTGAAATTTTTTCTCTATCTGATGCTTAAGCTTTCATCTTATTCATGCCCTTCATGCGCCAACAAAGAAGAAGTGATCACTCATAGACAACATTATTCACATATAAATATTATTTCTCTGATAATCTCAGTTTCAAACACAATCAGTAGCCCCACGGTCTATacttaaatattgaataatttcTTAAGCATAGTTGATGGAACAGACATTTTCGTAGAGAAATATTAGTTAGTATTTGAGAATCAAGATAAAAAGACAAAAGATCTCATTTAGCTTACTACAAAACTTTAATGAAATGCTACTTTTGCTAATATCACACTACAAATCTATAATGAATTGCTACTTTGGCTGACAGGTTGATGCTCATGTAAAAGCACTTAAAACATTGTGCAAGCGAAAAGCTTCAAATGACACGGAGGCAGAAGCATTAGTATTGAAATGGGTACACCAAGTTCTGTCTAGAGCTTCTAAAATAATAGAAACTTTTATCTCAGATAATTCAGAGCAAGATGCAGAAACTGGCTTCTTTACTCCACCTAGAAGTGGGCCTAGTAAAGGTAGGAAATCAGTACGAAAGCGCAAATCATTGTCAAAAGCAATCACAGCAATTTATACAATTGGGTCTTTAGTTATTGTCTGCCCATCTGCTGATATGAGTGCAGTAACTCCATTATTGCACACTATCATCACCTCTGGGAATTCAGGCCCAAAATTAAATAAGCTACCCGGCCCTGCAACCACTCTACAACAAGAAGCTCCTTCTTTATATATTCAAGGGTGGCTGGCCATGGGCAAACTTTGCCTTGCTGATGGGAAGCTTGCAAAGAACTATATTCCTCTATTCGTACAGGTTGGTCTTGAGACTTTGTTTTACGCCTCAAGGACTGCTGTTTGTTGTCTTACTTCATAATCTAAATATGTTCTGTTTTGGGATACAATTGCAGGAGCTTGAAAAGAGCGATGCTGCAGCTCTTCGCAATAATATTGTGGTAATGATGACAGACTTCTGTGTTCGGTACACTGCTCTTATTGATGGGTAAGCCTTGTATGAGATACTGCTTTAAAGTAATTTTGAATAAAACAAGTTTAATAATGCAAATGGAATAATAACATACCTATACATATTGAAGATAAACAATTAATGGATGAAGTAAACATGGGAGAACTAGTACTTTGTGCTGGGGAAGAAGTCCAATGTGCACATTATGTGGAACATATACATTTAATAATGTCAAGTAAATTGTATTTTTGCTAACTTATTTTCCTTTGAAGCTATCAGTTATATaaccaagatcacaaggtgtctCTTAGATCCATGTGAACTTGTGAGAAGGCAAACGTTCATATTGCTATCCAGACTATTGCAGGTATTATTTCTTTCCTTCTATGACTACACTGTTCCTGTTTCACTTCTTATAATTATACGGCGTCTAAATATGTCCCCTTCTGCTTCTATTTCACACCCTTGCTTTTAGTTATGGCTAAAAACACTCTACTTTTCTTTTATCCTAGAGGGACTATGTGAAGTGGAGAGGAGTGCTATTTCTTCGTTTCCTTTTATCACTTGTTGATGAATCAGAAAAGATTAGGCAGCTAGcagatttcctctttggaaatatTCTGAAAGGTTTGAATCTCTACCTTGGTAATTCTACTTGCAGTTACATGAATTGAATAACATTTTTTTATGACTTTGACTAGTGTTTTTTTGTCACCAGTCAAGGCTCCTCTTTTAGCATATAATAGTTTTGTTGAGGCTGTTTTTGTTTTGAATGACTGCCATGCCCATATTGGACATCGTGAGTCCGGCGAATCACGAAAGGACAGCCAACTTTTCTCCATCAGGTAAAGGGATCCCAAATAGCAATTGGCAAGACATTTATGCAGTTGACATATTTTGTGTGCTTACATCTGTTGCATCATTTTTTATAGGGGTGCAGATGAAAAATCAAGGTCTAGAAGAATGCATATTTATGTTTCTCTACTAAAGCAAATGAATCCAGAGCATCTTCTCGCAACCTTTGCCAAGTTATGTGCAGAAATTCTAGCTGCTGCTTCTGATGGTATGCTTAATTTAGAAGATGCAACTGGACAGTCTGTTCTACAGGTATTGGATCTTTATCACATCTTTACCAGCAATAGTCATCAAGTTGTCCTGACACATAATTTAGCACATCTCAATTTATGTCCTAATTATAACATTAACTGTGGGATCAGGATACTTTCCAAATTCTTGGCTGTAAAGAGATACGCATTCAGTCTACTCGTGGATCATCTGAGTCGGCAGACTTAGAAGAAGAAGGGGGAGAAAATGGATCTTCAACTCGAAAGGCTATAACTCAGGCAGTCAAGAAGGGCCTCATTCAAAACACTATACCCATCTTCATAGAGTTGAAACGTCTACTGGAATCTAAGAACAGTCCCCTCATAGGTTCTCTCATGGAATGCCTACGAGTCCTTCTCAAGGACTACAAGAATGAGATCGATGACATATTGGTTGCTGATAAACAGCTGCAGAAAGAGCTGATCTATGACATGCAGAAATATGAAGCGGCAAGAGCTAGAGCAACAGTTGCTGAGGCTGTAGCCTCCAAGCCAAAACCAGGTGCAGATCAATCACCTGATGATTCTAAGAATCTGACCAAGGAACAAGGACAAACACATGAACAAAATGAGGAAAATGACCAGTTTCCAAGTGGTTCAAAAATTGCTTCGGCAATGGCAGATGCTGCAGCTGCAGCTACTGCTCGTTCTGTGCTCAAGGAAATTAACAAGGGGACAGTGACACCACAGCTTAGTTCTTTGAATGTTCCGAAAGTCAAGTCTTTTACAGGTGAATGCATATCTAGAGGTGATAAGCGTTTGGATATCTTAAAATCTTTGAAGAAAAA from Vicia villosa cultivar HV-30 ecotype Madison, WI linkage group LG4, Vvil1.0, whole genome shotgun sequence encodes the following:
- the LOC131595208 gene encoding uncharacterized protein LOC131595208, whose translation is MDETISRIVTEIEDLRENHRPDNPQPLSEQSLSDLQKLLKNSQALDALYDAVSPSHLIPPIATAMDSSPTPHSLLASHVFLSFLLSPNAPVFTLFTPLSFLSFLRSIRRSFKNSNASNNSQPRPKRKRSSKNKKTPENDEDGPNSSNSQHNLDVRVLLSLFEKLVSVMSLIHLDRFPESLKSLIQTISEVPLTAIESCRDEFQYSKLVTLCSRILKEVLKPEHGEPSETAAEVLKSLSPLAIMPKSTVRSFAVGFVTSLARDSVGVRKALVNFPRYLAIKAPDKAEPRGLSVEFIMEVVRVMELEDQIGFVRYVVKMTQGKGNLRLLGVDLILILVTTLKDPLGVNSTGEEEEEKEAWGMWCLEALVKRCSDVSATTRARALSNLAQVVKLLSGSDRTSVVLKKIMGFGNGNVVGVGGKGINEMLRRRCVDEKAVVRKAALSLVTKLTVLLGGAIDEVVLKTMGMACSDSLLSIRKAAVEALSEVFRTFSAETVITEWLHSVPRQIADNETSIQEECENVFEELVLDRISRGAASSSSYTGSTSGSKEKEKGVDEEMEMSFPPGILFLLREICHGEVSPWVKKICTNLGKKKRLKHKIVTALQNIIKVSESIWLNHSKPIEKWTAPPGAWFLLSEVSVFLPKAVDWDFLHHHWQLLDKHKVKGDLQSPFVQKNVNGEEESIECNNVAWASDRVFLLQTISNVSIELPPEPAADLAHNLLKRVEKFNMHSTEVDAHVKALKTLCKRKASNDTEAEALVLKWVHQVLSRASKIIETFISDNSEQDAETGFFTPPRSGPSKGRKSVRKRKSLSKAITAIYTIGSLVIVCPSADMSAVTPLLHTIITSGNSGPKLNKLPGPATTLQQEAPSLYIQGWLAMGKLCLADGKLAKNYIPLFVQELEKSDAAALRNNIVVMMTDFCVRYTALIDGYITKITRCLLDPCELVRRQTFILLSRLLQRDYVKWRGVLFLRFLLSLVDESEKIRQLADFLFGNILKVKAPLLAYNSFVEAVFVLNDCHAHIGHRESGESRKDSQLFSIRGADEKSRSRRMHIYVSLLKQMNPEHLLATFAKLCAEILAAASDGMLNLEDATGQSVLQDTFQILGCKEIRIQSTRGSSESADLEEEGGENGSSTRKAITQAVKKGLIQNTIPIFIELKRLLESKNSPLIGSLMECLRVLLKDYKNEIDDILVADKQLQKELIYDMQKYEAARARATVAEAVASKPKPGADQSPDDSKNLTKEQGQTHEQNEENDQFPSGSKIASAMADAAAAATARSVLKEINKGTVTPQLSSLNVPKVKSFTGECISRGDKRLDILKSLKKKHAFDSDDEN